In the Cellulomonas sp. C5510 genome, GAGGTCGTCGTGCTCAACACCTGGTACGCGCAGTGCCCGCCGTGCCGCGAGGAGGCGCCCGACCTCGTCGCCGTCGCCGAGGACTACGCCGACCAGGGCGTGCACGTGCTCGGCATCAACGGCGTCGACGACGCCGGCGCGGCGGAGTCGTTCCAGGAGACGTTCGACGTCCCCTACCCGAGCATCGACGACCGCGAGAAGCAGGCCGTCGCCGCGCTCCAGGGCGTCGTCCCGATCCAGGCGACGCCCACCACCGTCGTGCTCGACCGCGAGGGCCACGTCGCCGCGCGGGTCGTGGGCCTGGTCGAGGGCTCGACGTTGCGGGCGCTCGTCGACGAGGTGCTGGCCGAGGACGAGCCGTGATCGCCGCCGACGTCGGGGACGCGTTCGCCCGGACCGCCGCCTCCGGGTCGCTGCTGGCCGCGGTGCCCGTGGCTCTGCTGGCCGGCCTGGTGTCGTTCGCGTCACCGTGCGTGCTGCCGCTCGTCCCCGCCTACGTCGGCTACCTCGGCGGGATGTCCGCCGCGACCGCGCCCCGGCCGGCCCCCGCCCCGCGGGCGGTGGCGACCGCCGCCGGGTCCGCCCCGCTGGACCTCGCGGCCCACCTGCCCGCGCAGCCGGTGCTCGCGGCGACCCCGGCGCCGCCCCCCTCACGGCGCCGCGTCGTGCTGGGTGTGCTGCTGTTCGTCGCCGGGTTCACCGCGGTGTTCCTCGCGTACGGCTCGCTCGCCGGCACGCTGGGCTCGTTCCTGCTGCGCTGGCAGGACCCCCTGTCACGCGTGCTCGGCGTCCTCACGGTCGTCATGGGCCTGGCGTTCCTGGGGCTGCTGCCGTTCCTGCAGCGGGACCGGCGGACGCTCGTCGCGCCGCGTGCGGGGCTGTGGGGCGCGCCCGTGCTCGGGGTGACGTTCGGCATCGGGTGGACGCCGTGCATCGGCCCGACGCTGGCCGCGATCCTGCTGCTGTCGCTCGACGGCGGGTCCCCGGGCCGGGGCGCGCTGCTCGCGCTGGCGTTCTGCGCCGGGCTGGGGCTGCCGTTCGTCGCCGTCGCGCTCGGCCTGCAGCGCAGCCGCCGCGCCCTCGACTGGCTGGCCCGGCACCGCCTGGCGATCATGCGCGCCGGCGGCGGCCTCCTCATCCTGCTCGGCGTGGCGCTGGTCACCGGGCTCTGGTCCGCGTGGGCGAGCTGGCTGCAGGGCCTGCTCACCGGCGCCCAGCCCTTCGTCCCGGCGGTGTGACGTGACCGAGC is a window encoding:
- a CDS encoding cytochrome c biogenesis CcdA family protein gives rise to the protein MLAAVPVALLAGLVSFASPCVLPLVPAYVGYLGGMSAATAPRPAPAPRAVATAAGSAPLDLAAHLPAQPVLAATPAPPPSRRRVVLGVLLFVAGFTAVFLAYGSLAGTLGSFLLRWQDPLSRVLGVLTVVMGLAFLGLLPFLQRDRRTLVAPRAGLWGAPVLGVTFGIGWTPCIGPTLAAILLLSLDGGSPGRGALLALAFCAGLGLPFVAVALGLQRSRRALDWLARHRLAIMRAGGGLLILLGVALVTGLWSAWASWLQGLLTGAQPFVPAV
- a CDS encoding TlpA disulfide reductase family protein is translated as MRTRHRPAARSRAAVLVAVAVVALAGCSAGGGAGTASGDDVPDQGYVSGDGSVTQWEPGDRQGPVEVAGTDFAGAPVDVADWRGEVVVLNTWYAQCPPCREEAPDLVAVAEDYADQGVHVLGINGVDDAGAAESFQETFDVPYPSIDDREKQAVAALQGVVPIQATPTTVVLDREGHVAARVVGLVEGSTLRALVDEVLAEDEP